One Peribacillus simplex NBRC 15720 = DSM 1321 genomic region harbors:
- a CDS encoding branched-chain amino acid ABC transporter permease — protein sequence MEILIQQLFNGLTIGSVYSLVALGLTLVYGILHIPNFAHGALYMLGGYITLSMMTLYGVNYWIAMFVSIIVVGLLGVLLERFVFRLLREAPPLHDKIAAIGILLFLEAFAQFVWGADFHTMTSPYGQVVNIMGLTFTLQRLLIIVSAIAVMVLLYLFLKKTYTGSTIIAMSQSREGASLVGININKVAMLTFMISGGLAAIASSLASPINLVFPGMGHLVILKAFVIIILGGMGSIPGAIVGGYILGFSESLGATYISNDYKDIIAFILLVVILTVKPTGLFAKGER from the coding sequence ATGGAAATTTTGATCCAGCAGCTTTTTAATGGTTTGACGATTGGCAGCGTATATAGTCTTGTTGCCCTGGGATTGACGCTAGTATATGGAATTTTGCATATCCCGAACTTTGCCCACGGTGCCCTATATATGTTGGGTGGATATATCACGTTGTCAATGATGACATTATATGGGGTCAATTACTGGATTGCCATGTTCGTATCCATTATCGTTGTTGGTTTGTTGGGAGTCCTTTTGGAACGTTTCGTGTTCCGCCTGTTAAGGGAGGCACCTCCATTGCATGATAAGATCGCCGCAATCGGAATTCTCCTTTTTCTTGAAGCTTTTGCCCAATTTGTCTGGGGTGCCGACTTCCATACAATGACTTCTCCATACGGCCAAGTGGTCAATATCATGGGCCTGACGTTCACACTTCAGCGATTATTGATCATCGTGTCAGCTATCGCAGTGATGGTTTTACTTTACCTTTTCCTAAAGAAAACTTATACCGGTTCAACGATAATAGCGATGTCCCAAAGCCGTGAAGGTGCGTCATTAGTGGGAATCAACATTAATAAAGTAGCAATGCTTACCTTCATGATATCGGGTGGATTAGCAGCCATCGCTTCATCCCTTGCATCACCGATTAACCTTGTTTTTCCCGGCATGGGGCATTTAGTCATCCTAAAAGCATTCGTCATTATCATATTGGGCGGGATGGGGAGCATCCCGGGGGCGATCGTAGGCGGATATATCCTAGGTTTCAGTGAGAGCCTGGGCGCAACTTATATTTCAAATGATTATAAAGACATCATTGCATTCATTCTATTAGTCGTAATTTTAACAGTGAAACCAACAGGTCTTTTTGCCAAGGGGGAGAGGTAG
- a CDS encoding glycoside hydrolase family 3 protein — protein MIKRICAPAGIALFLVLSILGGNATAKGSEKEKSESDIPEIVENMTIDEKVGQMLMPDFRNWQKQGEVKATGFIEMNSEVASIIKKYHLGGVILFAENVVDTEQTVRLTDGLQMASPDLPLFITIDQEGGIVTRLQTGTNLPGNMALGAARNESYAYQSGEIIGKELSSLGINVNFGPSVDVNNNPGNPVIGVRSFSSDPELVSKLGIQTIKGLQNQNMIATTKHFPGHGDTAVDSHYGLPLVSHDKERLRSIELVPFQRAIDAGVDMMMTAHVQFPAFDDTTYISKKDGQEIMVPATLSHKVITGLLREEMGFDGVVVTDALNMKAIADNFGQEEAVVLALKSGVDIALMPAQVNSLQMEKNITSVFNAVKAAVESGEIPLGQVNQSVTRILELKVKRGILNPDDTPIDKKIETALQVVGNEDHLKKEKKIAEDAITLLKNEDKTLPFKPKKNDKVLIIAPFDDQVESMSRSISELADKKKIKKVQITGMSFSGKSFTDQVARLIDETDFVITGSYIVKNDPAVNDGVIDDSIQDSSKWATAFPRAVMNHAKKKDKEFVLMSLRNPYDVANFEEAKAVLAVYGFKGYSNGRYRQPNIPAGISTIFGESKPKGTLPVDIPSVTKPNESLYKFGYGIDIKSGRPFKK, from the coding sequence ATGATAAAAAGGATATGTGCCCCTGCTGGAATCGCATTATTCTTAGTTTTATCTATTCTGGGAGGGAATGCGACAGCAAAGGGATCAGAGAAAGAAAAATCAGAATCGGATATTCCGGAAATCGTAGAGAACATGACAATCGATGAAAAGGTCGGTCAAATGCTCATGCCGGATTTTCGTAATTGGCAAAAACAAGGAGAAGTGAAGGCAACCGGTTTTATTGAAATGAACTCAGAAGTTGCAAGCATCATTAAAAAATATCATCTTGGCGGTGTGATTCTGTTTGCTGAGAATGTAGTCGATACCGAACAAACGGTTCGGCTCACCGATGGTTTGCAGATGGCAAGCCCGGATCTTCCGCTGTTCATAACGATTGATCAGGAAGGAGGAATCGTGACTCGCCTTCAAACTGGAACGAACCTTCCTGGTAATATGGCACTTGGTGCAGCCAGAAATGAGAGTTACGCTTATCAATCTGGAGAAATCATTGGCAAGGAACTGTCGTCACTTGGCATAAATGTCAATTTCGGGCCGTCTGTCGATGTCAATAATAATCCCGGAAATCCTGTCATTGGTGTTCGTTCCTTCAGTTCTGATCCGGAACTTGTATCAAAGCTTGGCATTCAGACGATAAAAGGATTGCAAAATCAGAACATGATAGCTACGACCAAGCATTTCCCCGGTCACGGAGATACAGCAGTCGATAGTCATTATGGTCTCCCCCTTGTTTCTCATGATAAAGAACGTTTGCGTTCCATCGAGTTGGTTCCTTTCCAAAGAGCCATCGATGCTGGAGTTGATATGATGATGACTGCACATGTTCAATTTCCTGCATTCGATGACACTACGTATATCAGTAAAAAAGACGGTCAAGAAATTATGGTTCCTGCAACGTTGTCACATAAGGTCATCACGGGTCTATTACGTGAAGAAATGGGTTTTGACGGTGTTGTGGTTACAGATGCTTTGAATATGAAAGCAATAGCGGACAACTTCGGACAGGAAGAAGCTGTGGTCCTTGCTCTGAAATCTGGTGTTGATATTGCATTGATGCCTGCACAGGTTAATTCGCTTCAAATGGAAAAGAATATAACCTCTGTATTCAATGCAGTGAAGGCAGCAGTGGAAAGCGGGGAAATTCCTCTAGGTCAAGTCAATCAATCTGTAACGAGGATACTTGAACTGAAAGTGAAAAGAGGGATATTAAACCCTGATGATACTCCGATCGATAAAAAAATCGAAACCGCGCTTCAAGTGGTCGGGAATGAAGATCATTTGAAAAAAGAAAAGAAAATCGCGGAGGATGCCATCACTCTATTGAAAAATGAAGACAAAACATTGCCTTTCAAACCTAAGAAAAATGATAAAGTTTTAATTATTGCTCCTTTTGATGACCAAGTTGAATCCATGTCCAGGAGCATCAGCGAATTAGCTGATAAAAAGAAAATAAAGAAAGTCCAAATAACGGGTATGAGTTTTTCAGGAAAGTCATTTACAGATCAAGTGGCCAGACTCATTGATGAAACGGACTTTGTCATAACTGGTTCCTATATTGTCAAAAACGATCCGGCTGTCAATGATGGAGTGATAGATGATAGCATTCAAGATTCGTCGAAGTGGGCAACAGCCTTCCCTAGAGCGGTCATGAATCATGCTAAGAAGAAAGATAAAGAATTTGTTTTAATGAGTTTAAGAAACCCTTATGATGTTGCAAACTTTGAAGAAGCGAAAGCGGTTCTTGCTGTTTACGGGT
- a CDS encoding ABC transporter ATP-binding protein, which yields MLKLTDVAVKYGSFTAIKHVNIEVAKGEIVVLLGANGAGKSTTFRSISGISKLSKGEIHFLGMPIGGRAPDKNVQEGIVQCAEGRKLFPQMTVQENLRMGAYVHRKKKAEIKDSLEYVYHLFPILKEKHHDEAGSLSGGQQQMLAIGRALMSKPKLLMLDEPSVGLAPLIVEQMFQVIEEINREGITVLLAEQNANAALSIADKGYVFENGEIVVQGTASELLANDEVRKAYIGA from the coding sequence GTGCTTAAGTTAACCGATGTCGCCGTAAAATATGGGAGTTTCACTGCGATAAAACATGTGAATATCGAAGTTGCTAAGGGAGAGATCGTTGTTTTGTTAGGAGCTAATGGGGCAGGAAAAAGCACGACTTTTCGTTCCATAAGCGGAATCAGTAAGCTGTCCAAGGGGGAAATTCATTTTCTGGGCATGCCCATAGGCGGCCGTGCCCCGGATAAGAATGTTCAGGAGGGAATAGTTCAGTGTGCCGAAGGACGTAAACTGTTTCCACAGATGACCGTCCAGGAAAATCTGAGGATGGGTGCTTATGTGCATCGAAAGAAGAAAGCGGAGATCAAGGATTCCTTGGAGTACGTCTATCACTTATTCCCGATTTTAAAAGAAAAGCATCATGATGAAGCGGGAAGCCTGAGCGGCGGCCAACAGCAAATGCTCGCAATTGGAAGGGCTTTGATGTCGAAACCGAAATTGTTAATGCTTGATGAGCCTTCTGTGGGACTTGCTCCACTTATTGTCGAACAAATGTTTCAAGTCATTGAAGAAATAAACCGCGAAGGAATCACGGTCCTGCTTGCTGAACAAAACGCGAATGCTGCCCTCAGCATTGCAGATAAAGGATATGTTTTTGAAAATGGGGAAATTGTCGTTCAAGGAACAGCAAGTGAGTTATTAGCCAATGATGAAGTAAGGAAAGCGTATATTGGGGCCTGA
- a CDS encoding MurR/RpiR family transcriptional regulator, with product MATGGLSIIQTMLSKLPQSEQKLAEYILQNPHEVVNSTVQELSTSAQTSGAAVIRLCKSLGIKGFQDLKIRIAGDLMKTVEQGYRDIEPSESLYRIVEKTTSNSIQTIRDTSEIIDHDNLKHAITLMLEAKTVHFCGVGASNIVAADAQQKLLRINKGATAFTDMHLVATLIANADENDIVFAISFSGETPEVVNILKLAKERGVKTIGLTHFGQTTVSSLCDATLYTSFSNEAPFRSAATSSRLAQLYMIDILFLGMASEQYEETVQYIDNTRSAIKSMTDRYK from the coding sequence ATGGCTACAGGAGGATTATCCATCATACAGACGATGTTGAGCAAGCTGCCGCAATCAGAACAAAAACTAGCAGAATATATTCTTCAGAATCCTCATGAAGTTGTGAACAGCACTGTACAGGAATTAAGTACGTCTGCCCAAACAAGCGGGGCTGCTGTTATTAGGTTGTGTAAATCGCTTGGAATAAAAGGTTTTCAAGATCTGAAAATAAGGATTGCTGGAGATTTGATGAAGACCGTTGAACAGGGCTACCGGGATATCGAGCCGTCCGAATCACTGTATCGGATTGTGGAGAAAACAACGAGTAATTCGATTCAGACCATCCGGGACACATCTGAAATCATCGATCACGATAATCTCAAACATGCAATAACGCTGATGCTGGAAGCTAAAACCGTCCACTTTTGCGGTGTGGGTGCTTCGAATATAGTTGCTGCTGACGCTCAGCAAAAATTACTTCGCATCAATAAAGGGGCAACGGCTTTTACAGATATGCATTTAGTTGCAACCCTGATTGCAAATGCAGATGAAAATGACATCGTTTTTGCCATTTCATTCTCAGGGGAAACACCAGAAGTTGTCAATATACTGAAGCTGGCAAAAGAACGTGGGGTAAAAACGATCGGGCTGACTCATTTTGGTCAAACAACGGTATCCTCTTTGTGTGATGCCACACTGTATACATCCTTTTCGAACGAAGCACCGTTTCGAAGTGCAGCAACATCTTCACGATTGGCGCAATTATATATGATTGACATTTTGTTTTTGGGGATGGCTTCAGAGCAATATGAAGAGACTGTCCAATATATTGATAACACCAGGTCTGCCATTAAATCGATGACAGATCGATATAAATGA
- a CDS encoding ABC transporter ATP-binding protein produces the protein MLIETKNLTKRFGGLAAVNNVDFTIEKGRINAIIGPNGAGKSTFFNLISGFHRPTSGTVLFKGIDITKLPANEIAGLGISRTFQTTSLFDQSTVLDNVIVGHRLRTKSNLVDAILRTKRLKREEAACRDKAMEVLEIVGLTESADRMVSSISQEEKKRTAIALALATEPEIIFLDEPAAGINPDETEGLTELIKKLNRLGLTVCLIEHKMHMIMNLADHIMVLNYGEKIAEGTPKEIRGNEAVIKAYLGGSASA, from the coding sequence TTGCTTATCGAAACAAAGAATTTGACAAAACGGTTTGGTGGATTGGCGGCCGTCAATAATGTGGATTTTACGATTGAAAAAGGTAGAATCAATGCAATTATCGGACCAAATGGTGCAGGGAAATCCACTTTTTTCAACTTGATCAGTGGCTTTCATCGACCAACTTCAGGGACGGTCCTTTTTAAAGGGATTGATATCACAAAACTGCCTGCCAATGAAATAGCGGGGCTTGGAATTTCAAGAACCTTTCAAACGACAAGCCTTTTTGATCAATCGACCGTGTTGGATAATGTCATTGTCGGACATAGACTGCGAACCAAATCCAATTTGGTGGATGCGATTCTAAGGACAAAACGTTTAAAACGGGAGGAAGCGGCATGCAGGGATAAGGCAATGGAGGTGCTTGAAATAGTTGGATTGACGGAATCGGCTGACAGAATGGTCTCCAGCATCTCGCAGGAGGAAAAGAAAAGGACAGCCATTGCCCTTGCCCTTGCGACGGAACCGGAAATTATCTTTCTTGATGAACCTGCGGCAGGAATCAACCCGGATGAAACGGAAGGCTTGACAGAACTGATTAAAAAATTAAATCGATTGGGACTGACCGTTTGTTTAATCGAACACAAAATGCATATGATCATGAACTTGGCGGATCACATCATGGTCCTTAATTACGGAGAAAAAATTGCCGAGGGCACACCTAAGGAAATCCGCGGAAATGAAGCGGTGATTAAAGCCTATTTGGGAGGTAGTGCCAGTGCTTAA
- a CDS encoding MupG family TIM beta-alpha barrel fold protein, with protein sequence MIGISFYLQDPHAETQIIHAANLGVKKAFTSLHIPEEKGDLVKRMIKLLKLSEAYGMEIHADVSLNTLDHLGISKFTDLWPLGIKGIRLDDGFDNEMIISLSKVFSLSLNASTLNEDELLAVLEGGVEPERLIAWHNFYPRLETGLEEEFFHDQNRMFKKYGIPIFAFIPGAGSKRGPLHEGLPTLEKHRLMNPYAAGIELFQHVEGVYVGDQGTENNLLENLTAYKNLNILTVRMESNLLQSGQYKLRPDVSQDVFRLQNTRVTENVEPSNTVARSLGSITMDNDAYGRYRGEVQICKRDLGANHRVNVIGRVIEEDIPLLSLLKPGQTIKLINE encoded by the coding sequence GTGATCGGAATCTCTTTTTATCTACAAGATCCGCATGCAGAAACACAAATCATCCATGCAGCTAACCTGGGAGTGAAGAAAGCATTTACCTCGCTGCATATTCCTGAAGAAAAGGGTGATCTCGTGAAGAGGATGATCAAGCTTTTAAAGCTTTCAGAGGCCTATGGAATGGAAATCCATGCAGATGTCTCATTAAATACGCTTGATCATTTGGGGATTAGCAAATTTACGGATTTATGGCCATTAGGTATTAAAGGTATTCGCCTTGATGATGGGTTTGATAACGAAATGATCATATCTTTATCGAAGGTGTTTTCACTCTCACTAAATGCAAGTACGTTGAATGAAGATGAACTTTTAGCCGTGCTTGAGGGAGGTGTGGAACCGGAAAGGTTGATAGCTTGGCACAACTTTTATCCAAGGCTTGAAACGGGACTTGAGGAAGAATTCTTTCATGATCAAAATCGAATGTTCAAGAAATACGGCATACCGATCTTTGCTTTCATCCCGGGTGCAGGAAGTAAACGCGGTCCTCTTCATGAAGGCCTTCCCACGCTTGAAAAACACAGGTTGATGAATCCTTACGCTGCCGGTATTGAGCTATTTCAGCATGTGGAAGGAGTTTACGTTGGAGATCAAGGAACGGAGAATAATCTGCTTGAGAATCTGACTGCTTATAAAAATCTAAATATTCTAACTGTTCGAATGGAATCCAACCTCTTACAAAGCGGTCAGTATAAATTGAGGCCAGATGTTTCTCAAGATGTTTTCCGGCTGCAGAATACACGGGTTACAGAAAATGTTGAGCCGAGTAATACAGTTGCACGCAGCCTTGGATCCATAACGATGGACAATGATGCTTACGGAAGATATCGGGGAGAGGTTCAAATTTGCAAGAGAGACCTAGGTGCAAATCACCGAGTTAATGTGATAGGGCGAGTTATAGAAGAAGATATTCCCTTGCTGTCCCTTCTAAAGCCTGGTCAAACGATAAAACTTATAAATGAGTGA
- the murQ gene encoding N-acetylmuramic acid 6-phosphate etherase, producing the protein MEEHLRSLTTELRNEKTMNIDSVNTMEIISAINKEDFKVAAAVQEVLPEIETVVEWACESLKKGGRLIYIGAGTSGRLGVLDAVECPPTFSTPPDRVLGIIAGGEKAFVRAVEGAEDKEEYGECDLIDVDLTANDTVIGIAASGRTPYVRGALRYARKVGAKAVALSCNKNASITEAADIGIEVVVGPEVLTGSTRMKAATAHKMVLNMISTATMIRLGKVYENLMVDVNVSNQKLKDRAISIIETVTNADYDQALNTLEKANNQVKPAIVMISTATDYEKAIELLENTDGDVRKAISIYED; encoded by the coding sequence ATGGAAGAACATTTGCGTTCATTAACGACTGAATTACGGAACGAAAAGACGATGAATATCGACAGTGTAAATACGATGGAAATCATTTCTGCAATCAATAAGGAAGATTTTAAAGTGGCAGCAGCGGTTCAGGAGGTATTGCCAGAGATTGAAACGGTAGTTGAATGGGCTTGCGAATCGTTAAAAAAAGGAGGGAGACTCATATACATCGGAGCAGGAACGAGCGGAAGACTCGGTGTTCTGGATGCAGTGGAATGTCCCCCGACTTTCAGCACACCACCTGATAGGGTGCTGGGAATAATCGCAGGAGGGGAAAAGGCGTTTGTTCGGGCTGTTGAAGGAGCAGAGGATAAAGAAGAGTATGGGGAATGTGATTTAATTGACGTGGACCTTACAGCAAATGATACGGTAATAGGCATTGCGGCAAGCGGCCGCACCCCTTATGTGAGGGGCGCTTTACGTTATGCCAGAAAAGTTGGGGCTAAAGCGGTGGCTTTATCATGCAATAAAAACGCGAGCATCACGGAAGCAGCTGATATAGGGATTGAAGTGGTGGTCGGACCGGAAGTGTTAACAGGATCCACGAGAATGAAAGCGGCAACCGCACATAAAATGGTACTCAATATGATCTCAACGGCAACCATGATCCGGTTGGGAAAAGTCTATGAAAATCTGATGGTTGATGTAAATGTAAGTAATCAAAAACTGAAGGACCGTGCAATTAGCATCATAGAAACTGTAACGAATGCTGACTATGATCAAGCTTTGAATACGCTTGAAAAGGCAAATAATCAAGTTAAACCAGCGATTGTCATGATCTCAACGGCAACAGATTATGAAAAAGCAATTGAGTTATTGGAAAATACGGATGGAGATGTCAGAAAAGCCATCTCGATCTATGAAGATTAA
- a CDS encoding ABC transporter substrate-binding protein, with protein MKKLKVLFVFLLLIITVLTGCNKGDSPVSSSGSKGKSENVVNIGFSGPLSGAAALYGKRTLNGVEMAVNEINDAGGFEVDGKNYTLNLVSLDDKYLPNETGSNAKRLIQEYDTPIIFTPHSGGVLALQVFNEQEEFIIGAYTSEPAVTKSGNSLTVRIPPNYEGYIEPFTTYAMEHFGKKIAALPTSSQYGKDWTEAVLPNWEKQGGKVVYNSSIDFAKETDFFTIVTNALKKDPDVLFIGGASEPTAKVAKQARELGFKGGFIIMDQAKLDQMKRIAGSYETLEGSIGVLPLMDSDEEAVPAFVEKYQKNYKEDPSSEVGLNYIAMYAFVEAMKSAGSVDDAKAIRKHMQDGLSNIGPDQKIYDIPSIDENGGFASSIVVGAVENGKVVPVR; from the coding sequence ATGAAAAAACTGAAAGTATTATTTGTCTTTCTCCTGCTAATCATCACTGTTTTGACCGGGTGCAATAAAGGGGATAGCCCTGTGTCAAGCAGTGGCAGTAAAGGAAAAAGTGAAAATGTCGTTAACATCGGTTTTAGCGGTCCTTTAAGCGGGGCAGCAGCGTTATATGGGAAACGGACATTGAATGGTGTCGAAATGGCCGTCAATGAAATTAACGATGCTGGTGGGTTTGAAGTAGATGGTAAGAATTACACGCTGAATTTAGTCTCGTTGGATGATAAATACTTACCTAATGAAACAGGCTCGAATGCTAAACGATTAATTCAGGAATATGATACGCCGATCATTTTCACGCCTCATAGCGGAGGTGTGCTGGCACTTCAGGTTTTTAATGAACAAGAGGAATTCATCATTGGTGCATATACAAGTGAACCGGCAGTGACCAAGAGCGGAAATTCATTAACCGTTCGAATTCCACCGAATTACGAGGGGTATATCGAACCTTTTACAACATATGCAATGGAACATTTCGGCAAGAAAATTGCCGCTTTGCCAACATCTTCGCAATACGGTAAAGACTGGACGGAAGCGGTGCTCCCAAATTGGGAAAAACAAGGCGGAAAAGTCGTTTATAATTCCTCGATTGATTTCGCCAAAGAAACCGATTTCTTTACGATTGTAACAAATGCCTTGAAAAAAGATCCTGATGTGCTATTTATCGGTGGTGCTTCGGAACCTACGGCAAAAGTAGCGAAGCAAGCTCGGGAGCTAGGATTTAAAGGCGGTTTCATCATCATGGATCAAGCAAAGCTGGATCAAATGAAGCGTATTGCAGGGTCATATGAAACATTGGAAGGCTCGATTGGCGTTCTGCCACTGATGGACTCAGATGAAGAAGCAGTGCCTGCTTTCGTTGAGAAGTATCAAAAAAATTATAAAGAAGATCCAAGCTCCGAAGTAGGTTTGAATTATATCGCCATGTATGCGTTTGTGGAAGCGATGAAATCTGCAGGCAGCGTTGATGATGCCAAGGCCATCCGTAAACATATGCAAGATGGACTTTCAAATATAGGGCCAGACCAAAAAATATACGATATTCCCTCGATTGATGAAAATGGAGGATTTGCATCAAGTATTGTAGTCGGTGCAGTAGAAAACGGGAAAGTAGTCCCTGTCCGTTAA
- a CDS encoding PTS transporter subunit EIIC, with protein MSKGDKYASLAEELLGKLGGASNVADAAHCMTRLRVLPIDRSKVKIEDIKNTEGVFGVIEEETIQIVLGPGVVNKVHTEFEKLLEEASGDLNLKEVASKNKSEIDRKNAKPFKLFLRRIASIFIPLIPALVASGLITGITKAIVQAGWLAAESQLAIILTVIGSGLFAYLGILVGTNAAKEYGGSPALGALAGILVINPAVGDISLFGENLLPGRGGLIGVLFAAIFIALVEKQVRKFIPQSLDIILTPTIALLITGIVTYIVFMPVGGFLSDAITTGLLNVLDFGGVVAGFVLGAAFLPLVITGLHQGLTPVHLELINSIGDDPLLPILAMGGAGQVGAAFAIYMKTKKASLKRAIGGGLPSGMLGIGEPLIFGVTLPLGRPFLTACLGAGVGGAFQAQFGIATSSIGVSGLPLTFLVHPNQIGLFLAGLFISYIAGFIFTYLFGFKDEMAVEFK; from the coding sequence ATGAGTAAGGGGGATAAGTACGCCAGTTTAGCAGAAGAGTTATTGGGGAAATTGGGTGGGGCATCCAATGTTGCCGATGCTGCACATTGTATGACCAGACTAAGGGTACTGCCAATCGATCGTTCGAAAGTAAAAATTGAAGATATAAAAAATACGGAAGGCGTTTTTGGCGTCATTGAAGAGGAAACGATACAAATCGTCCTCGGGCCAGGCGTGGTGAACAAGGTTCATACAGAATTTGAAAAGCTTCTGGAGGAAGCTTCTGGCGATTTGAACTTAAAAGAAGTAGCCTCGAAGAATAAATCAGAGATTGATAGGAAAAACGCAAAACCGTTTAAACTTTTTTTACGCAGGATTGCAAGTATTTTCATCCCTTTAATTCCCGCCTTAGTGGCATCAGGTTTGATTACCGGTATTACAAAAGCAATCGTTCAAGCGGGCTGGCTTGCAGCAGAATCGCAATTAGCCATCATTTTAACCGTTATCGGATCGGGGCTGTTTGCCTACTTGGGGATTTTGGTTGGTACCAATGCAGCAAAAGAATACGGTGGATCACCTGCACTTGGTGCACTGGCAGGTATCTTGGTCATTAACCCTGCCGTCGGCGACATTTCATTGTTCGGTGAAAATTTGCTCCCTGGCCGCGGTGGGTTGATAGGAGTCCTCTTTGCCGCTATTTTCATAGCCTTGGTGGAAAAACAGGTCAGGAAATTCATTCCTCAATCACTGGATATCATTTTGACGCCAACCATCGCTTTACTCATTACTGGAATTGTCACTTACATTGTATTTATGCCGGTAGGAGGGTTTTTATCGGATGCCATTACTACTGGGTTATTGAATGTATTGGATTTCGGTGGTGTTGTAGCGGGATTCGTGCTTGGTGCGGCCTTCCTCCCTCTAGTCATTACTGGTTTACATCAAGGTTTAACGCCTGTCCATCTAGAATTGATCAATTCGATTGGCGATGATCCACTGCTTCCCATTTTGGCAATGGGTGGCGCGGGCCAAGTGGGAGCGGCATTTGCCATCTATATGAAAACGAAGAAAGCAAGTTTGAAGAGAGCTATCGGAGGAGGCCTTCCTTCCGGGATGCTTGGTATCGGTGAACCCCTTATATTTGGAGTGACCCTGCCATTGGGCCGGCCTTTCTTAACTGCATGCTTAGGTGCAGGAGTAGGTGGAGCATTCCAAGCTCAATTCGGAATTGCAACGTCGTCCATCGGTGTGTCCGGACTGCCGCTTACCTTTTTAGTTCATCCAAACCAAATCGGACTGTTCCTAGCTGGGTTGTTCATTTCCTATATAGCAGGATTTATTTTTACGTATCTGTTTGGATTCAAAGATGAAATGGCGGTTGAATTCAAGTGA
- a CDS encoding branched-chain amino acid ABC transporter permease — protein MRILTKRNAIIALIIFAFSFPFIAQNDYYLHMLTLSFIWAIAVYGINLLSGYTGYLSLAHAGFFAIGAYSLGLLTVKAGMNFWLALVCACLITCAIGFLIGLIALRTKEHFFAIYTLCVGYIIYLVIDKWEGLTEGVRGLIGIPAPGNIGPITFDTAASQYYLVLIFLLAVILIVYRIIRSLTGRTYMAIRNSEDLAQTIGISTMKNKLTAFVLSTFFAGLAGALYASFIRFIGPDIGSTAIMFDLLMYLLVGGIGTLSGPLVGTLLLVILSQNLQFLQEYRMLIFGPLLTVIIIFYPRGIAGAFFDWQRKRKDNKLPGVRNEMHIKAEEG, from the coding sequence GTGAGGATATTAACGAAAAGAAATGCGATTATTGCTCTTATCATCTTTGCTTTTTCATTCCCCTTTATCGCGCAAAACGACTATTATCTCCATATGCTGACACTTTCGTTCATCTGGGCGATAGCTGTTTATGGAATCAATTTATTATCAGGGTATACCGGATATCTCTCGCTTGCACATGCTGGATTTTTTGCCATTGGAGCATATTCACTTGGGCTGCTGACGGTAAAAGCAGGAATGAACTTTTGGCTGGCACTTGTATGTGCATGTTTAATCACATGTGCAATTGGATTTTTAATCGGATTGATCGCGCTGAGGACAAAGGAACACTTTTTCGCGATTTATACTCTATGTGTGGGTTACATCATATATCTGGTCATCGATAAATGGGAGGGTCTTACAGAGGGGGTTAGGGGATTGATCGGTATCCCTGCTCCTGGGAATATAGGCCCGATTACTTTCGATACGGCAGCATCCCAATATTATCTAGTCCTCATTTTCCTGCTTGCAGTGATTTTAATCGTGTATCGAATTATCCGCTCATTGACCGGCAGAACGTATATGGCTATCAGAAACAGCGAGGACCTTGCACAAACGATAGGTATATCCACAATGAAGAATAAGTTAACAGCATTTGTCCTATCTACATTTTTTGCAGGTCTGGCAGGTGCCTTGTATGCGTCATTCATACGGTTCATTGGACCTGATATCGGATCAACAGCCATAATGTTTGATCTATTAATGTATTTATTGGTTGGTGGAATCGGGACACTTTCGGGTCCGTTGGTAGGAACATTACTGTTAGTAATCCTTTCGCAGAATCTGCAATTCCTTCAAGAATACCGAATGTTGATATTCGGGCCATTGCTTACGGTGATCATCATCTTTTATCCGCGAGGAATCGCAGGGGCCTTCTTTGATTGGCAAAGAAAGCGAAAAGATAATAAGCTGCCCGGGGTGAGAAATGAAATGCACATAAAAGCGGAGGAGGGATGA